Proteins encoded by one window of Moorella humiferrea:
- the purC gene encoding phosphoribosylaminoimidazolesuccinocarboxamide synthase, which translates to MTAKGELLYEGKAKKVFRTDDPDRYLVEFKDDATAFDGLKKGTIRRKGEINARLSALFFQMLSRRGIPTHFIEQTGPRQLLVRAVEIIPVEVVARNIVAGSLAKRLGLEEGTVLKRPVLEFYYKSDELHDPMINNYHIAALELATEAQIKEMETYAWKVNELLVEFLRPADLVLVDFKLEFGLHHGSILLADEISPDTCRFWDGTSGEKLDKDRFRRDLGGVEDAYEEVLRRVEKLIGENL; encoded by the coding sequence ATGACGGCTAAAGGCGAACTATTATATGAAGGCAAGGCCAAGAAGGTCTTCCGCACTGACGACCCCGACCGGTACCTGGTGGAATTTAAGGACGACGCTACTGCCTTCGACGGCCTGAAAAAAGGTACCATACGGCGCAAAGGCGAGATCAACGCCCGGCTATCGGCCCTGTTTTTCCAGATGCTTTCCCGCCGGGGCATTCCCACCCATTTTATTGAGCAGACAGGACCGCGGCAGCTCCTGGTAAGGGCGGTGGAGATCATCCCTGTGGAAGTGGTAGCCCGCAATATCGTCGCCGGCAGCCTGGCCAAGCGTTTGGGTCTGGAAGAGGGAACGGTCCTCAAACGCCCGGTCCTGGAGTTTTACTACAAATCCGATGAACTCCATGACCCCATGATTAATAACTACCACATTGCTGCCCTGGAGCTGGCCACCGAGGCCCAGATAAAAGAAATGGAAACTTATGCCTGGAAGGTTAATGAACTGCTGGTGGAATTCCTGCGGCCGGCCGACTTGGTCCTGGTGGACTTCAAGCTGGAGTTCGGCCTGCACCACGGCTCTATTCTCCTAGCCGATGAAATATCTCCAGACACCTGCCGCTTCTGGGACGGCACCAGCGGGGAAAAGCTGGACAAGGACCGCTTCCGCCGCGACCTGGGCGGCGTCGAGGACGCCTATGAAGAAGTGCTGCGGCGGGTAGAAAAACTTATCGGTGAAAATTTGTAA
- the purE gene encoding 5-(carboxyamino)imidazole ribonucleotide mutase: protein MTKPLVGIVMGSDSDLPVMAQAANFLERFQVPYEVRILSAHRSPDAALDYARNAAGRGLKVIIAGAGGAAHLAGVLAAVTVLPVIGVPIKTASLGGVDSLYAMVQMPKGIPVATVAIDGAANAAILAAQILAVHDPILQDRLKAFKEELAREVAARDARLAQLGIEGYLREGKK from the coding sequence ATGACGAAACCATTAGTTGGTATTGTAATGGGCAGCGATTCCGATCTGCCGGTGATGGCCCAGGCCGCAAATTTTTTGGAGCGCTTTCAGGTACCGTATGAAGTACGGATCCTGTCCGCCCACCGTTCACCCGATGCCGCCCTGGATTACGCCCGTAATGCCGCCGGTCGGGGTCTTAAAGTCATCATCGCCGGGGCCGGGGGTGCGGCCCACCTGGCCGGGGTCCTGGCCGCCGTGACGGTCCTCCCGGTAATCGGCGTTCCCATAAAGACGGCGTCACTAGGAGGGGTAGATTCCCTCTACGCCATGGTGCAGATGCCTAAAGGCATCCCGGTGGCTACGGTGGCCATCGACGGGGCGGCCAATGCCGCAATACTTGCGGCCCAGATCCTCGCCGTTCACGATCCAATACTTCAAGACCGCCTCAAGGCCTTTAAAGAAGAGCTGGCCCGGGAAGTGGCGGCCCGGGATGCTAGACTGGCGCAACTGGGTATTGAAGGATATCTACGGGAGGGGAAAAAATGA
- the purL gene encoding phosphoribosylformylglycinamidine synthase subunit PurL gives MEPEVYRQMGLTDAEFARIKEILGREPNYVELGMFAVMWSEHCGYKHSRPVLKLFPTRAPWVLQGPGENAGIIDIGDGLAVVFKIESHNHPSAIEPFQGAATGVGGIVRDIFAMGARPIAVLDSLRFGPLDNPRNRYLMNGVVRGIAFYGNCLGLPTVGGEVYFEPSYSGNPLVNAMAVGLIEQKDIRRGRAAGVGNAVMLVGARTGRDGIHGATFASEELTQESEERRPSVQVGDPFREKLLIEACLEIIKEDLIIGMQDMGAAGITSSSSEMAARAGTGMEIDVALVPRREEGMTPYEVMLSESQERMLLVPKKGAEERVKAICRRWGLEAVVIGRVTDDGIMRIRDGSRVVAEVPARALTEECPVYQVERRRPDYLDKLQNMDLSRLPEPADYGETLLKLLAAPNIASKEWVYRQYDYMVRTDTVAGPGGDAAILRVKGTAKGLALTVDGNGRYCYLDPETGGAIAVAEAARNLSCVGALPLGLTDCLNFGNPEKPEVAWQFYQTVVGMSRACEVLQTPVTGGNVSFYNETEGEAVYPTPVVGMVGLLTDLEKRCSCGWLREGDVLILLGETLAELGGSEYLAVVHGRVAGRPPRLNLEREAAVQEVVREGIAAGLVGAAHDCAEGGLAVTLAESAMAGRTGAVIELQGHLRPDYLLFSESQSRVVLAVRPEALDGIMALAREKGVPAAVIGRTGGYSLKVKVNGRTLFNLGLEEMEKQWRESLPALMAR, from the coding sequence TTGGAGCCTGAAGTATACCGCCAGATGGGCCTTACGGACGCAGAATTTGCGCGGATAAAAGAGATTCTGGGCCGGGAACCGAATTATGTGGAATTGGGTATGTTTGCCGTCATGTGGTCCGAGCACTGCGGCTATAAACACTCCCGTCCGGTTTTAAAACTCTTTCCCACCAGAGCTCCCTGGGTCCTTCAGGGGCCAGGGGAAAACGCCGGCATTATTGATATCGGCGATGGTCTGGCGGTGGTATTTAAAATCGAAAGCCACAACCATCCTTCGGCCATAGAGCCGTTCCAGGGAGCGGCCACCGGGGTGGGGGGCATCGTCCGCGACATCTTTGCCATGGGCGCCCGCCCCATTGCTGTCTTGGATTCCCTCCGCTTCGGCCCCCTGGACAACCCGCGCAATCGTTACCTCATGAACGGCGTGGTGAGAGGCATCGCTTTTTATGGCAACTGTTTGGGACTGCCCACGGTAGGCGGGGAAGTTTATTTCGAACCTTCCTACAGCGGCAATCCTCTGGTCAACGCCATGGCCGTCGGCCTTATCGAACAAAAAGACATCCGCCGCGGCCGCGCCGCCGGGGTGGGCAATGCCGTCATGCTGGTGGGCGCTCGTACCGGCCGCGACGGCATCCACGGGGCCACTTTCGCCTCGGAGGAACTTACGCAAGAATCTGAGGAACGGCGACCATCGGTTCAGGTGGGCGATCCCTTCCGGGAAAAACTCCTCATTGAAGCCTGCCTGGAAATAATTAAAGAAGATTTAATCATCGGCATGCAGGATATGGGAGCGGCCGGCATCACCAGTTCCTCCAGCGAAATGGCGGCCCGAGCCGGGACGGGAATGGAAATCGACGTTGCCCTCGTCCCTCGCCGGGAAGAAGGCATGACCCCTTATGAAGTGATGCTTTCGGAATCCCAGGAACGCATGCTCTTGGTGCCCAAAAAGGGAGCTGAAGAAAGGGTAAAGGCCATCTGCCGGCGCTGGGGCCTGGAAGCGGTGGTCATCGGCCGCGTTACCGATGACGGCATCATGCGTATCAGGGACGGCAGCCGGGTGGTGGCGGAAGTACCGGCCCGGGCCTTAACGGAGGAGTGCCCGGTCTACCAGGTGGAACGGCGCCGGCCGGATTACCTCGATAAGCTGCAGAATATGGATCTGAGCCGCCTGCCGGAGCCGGCGGATTACGGAGAAACCCTTTTAAAACTTTTGGCCGCCCCTAACATAGCCAGCAAGGAATGGGTCTATCGCCAGTACGATTATATGGTGCGTACGGACACGGTGGCAGGACCCGGCGGCGATGCTGCGATCTTAAGGGTCAAAGGCACCGCCAAAGGGCTGGCCCTGACGGTGGACGGCAATGGCCGTTATTGCTACCTGGATCCGGAAACGGGGGGAGCCATTGCCGTAGCCGAGGCGGCGCGGAATCTTTCCTGCGTCGGCGCCCTTCCCCTGGGCCTTACCGACTGCTTAAACTTCGGCAACCCTGAAAAGCCGGAAGTCGCCTGGCAGTTCTACCAAACCGTTGTAGGCATGAGCCGGGCCTGTGAGGTTTTGCAGACGCCGGTTACCGGCGGCAACGTTAGTTTTTATAACGAAACCGAGGGCGAGGCCGTCTATCCCACCCCTGTGGTTGGTATGGTAGGTCTGTTAACCGATTTGGAAAAGCGCTGCTCCTGCGGCTGGCTCCGGGAAGGGGACGTCTTGATCCTTTTGGGGGAAACCTTGGCGGAGCTGGGAGGCAGCGAATATCTGGCCGTGGTCCATGGAAGGGTCGCCGGCAGGCCGCCGCGCCTTAATCTCGAGAGGGAAGCAGCCGTGCAGGAAGTGGTGCGGGAAGGCATTGCCGCCGGTCTGGTTGGGGCCGCCCATGACTGCGCCGAAGGAGGATTGGCCGTTACCCTGGCCGAAAGCGCTATGGCCGGCAGGACGGGTGCCGTAATTGAACTTCAAGGCCATCTTCGGCCGGATTATCTCCTTTTCAGCGAAAGCCAGTCGCGGGTGGTGCTGGCGGTCCGGCCGGAGGCCTTAGACGGGATAATGGCTTTGGCCCGGGAGAAGGGAGTGCCGGCGGCGGTTATCGGCCGCACCGGCGGCTACTCCCTCAAGGTAAAGGTAAACGGTCGAACTCTGTTTAATCTCGGCCTGGAGGAGATGGAGAAGCAATGGCGGGAGAGCCTTCCGGCATTAATGGCGAGATAG
- the purB gene encoding adenylosuccinate lyase, translating to MIERYTLPEMGKIWEAEHKFRTWLAIEIYACEAWAELGQIPLAALEEIKAKADFDIDRINEIEATTRHDVLAFLTAVAEKVGDASKYIHLGMTSSDVLDTALAVQMRDAADLLLKRLQDLRAELVKKAREHKYTIMIGRTHGVHAEPTTFGLKMALWVMEVDRHIKRLEEAREMIAVGKISGAVGTFANVNPRVEEHVCRRLGLKPAEVSTQIIQRDRHAQFLTTLAVIGSSLEKMATEIRNLQRTDILEVEEPFAKGQKGSSAMPHKRNPIMCERVAGLARVLRGNALAAMENVALWHERDLTHSSVERVIIPDSTILLDYMLVKFTEIIAGLNVYPENMRRNLEATHGLVFSQRLLLALVNKGVLRETAYAWVQRNAMEAWQTRRPFKDLVLKDKDITAHLDPKEIEALFDYDYHLRHVDYIFRRAGLE from the coding sequence ATGATAGAACGCTATACCCTGCCGGAAATGGGAAAAATATGGGAAGCAGAGCATAAATTCCGGACCTGGCTGGCCATTGAGATCTACGCCTGCGAGGCCTGGGCCGAGCTGGGCCAGATTCCGCTGGCTGCCCTGGAAGAAATTAAAGCCAAGGCGGATTTTGACATTGACCGGATCAACGAAATCGAAGCCACCACCCGCCACGACGTCCTGGCCTTTCTCACGGCCGTAGCGGAAAAGGTGGGCGACGCCTCCAAGTATATTCACCTAGGCATGACTTCTTCGGACGTCCTGGATACCGCCCTGGCGGTGCAGATGCGGGACGCCGCCGATCTGCTTCTTAAGCGCTTACAGGATTTAAGGGCCGAACTGGTCAAAAAGGCCCGGGAACATAAATACACCATCATGATTGGCCGCACCCACGGCGTTCACGCGGAGCCCACTACCTTCGGCCTGAAAATGGCCCTCTGGGTCATGGAAGTGGACCGGCACATCAAGCGCCTGGAGGAGGCCCGGGAAATGATCGCCGTCGGCAAGATTTCCGGCGCGGTGGGCACCTTTGCCAACGTAAACCCCAGGGTAGAAGAACACGTCTGCCGGCGTTTGGGGCTTAAACCGGCTGAAGTATCTACCCAGATCATCCAGCGCGACCGCCACGCCCAGTTCCTCACCACTCTGGCCGTCATCGGCAGTTCCCTGGAGAAAATGGCTACGGAAATCCGGAATCTCCAGCGGACGGACATTCTCGAGGTGGAAGAACCCTTTGCCAAGGGGCAAAAGGGTTCCTCGGCCATGCCCCATAAGCGCAACCCCATCATGTGCGAGCGGGTGGCGGGCCTGGCCCGGGTTTTACGGGGCAATGCCCTGGCGGCCATGGAAAATGTCGCCCTCTGGCATGAACGGGACCTTACCCATTCCTCCGTGGAGCGGGTGATTATCCCCGACAGCACCATCCTCTTGGACTACATGCTGGTCAAATTCACCGAGATCATCGCCGGATTAAACGTCTATCCGGAAAACATGCGCCGCAACCTCGAGGCCACCCACGGCCTGGTCTTTTCCCAGCGGCTGCTCCTGGCATTGGTAAACAAGGGCGTTTTGCGGGAGACGGCCTATGCCTGGGTGCAGCGCAATGCCATGGAGGCCTGGCAAACCCGCCGGCCCTTTAAAGATCTCGTCTTAAAGGACAAGGATATTACGGCCCACCTGGATCCGAAGGAAATTGAGGCCCTGTTTGACTACGACTACCATCTGCGCCACGTGGATTACATCTTCCGCCGCGCTGGATTGGAGTAA
- the purF gene encoding amidophosphoribosyltransferase: MAGEPSGINGEIEVRSLFRWRSSWHEECGIFGVYAPGKDVARLVYYGLFALQHRGQESAGIAVSDGHHIAVHKGMGLVAEVFNQDNLRALKGNIAIGHVRYSTTGASSLVNAQPLVFRYLKGMLAIAHNGNLTNAGPLRQELGARGSIFQSSTDSEVIVNLIARYSQESIEEALLRCQNDLEGAYSLVVMTDDRLIGVRDPFGVRPLCLGKMGEAWVLASESCALDTIGAEFCRDVEPGEILIIDGGGVRSLKGRRASHSAHCIFEHVYFARPDSVLDGRAVNLVRREMGRILAREYRVAADIVIPVPDSGTAAAAGYAEAAGLPFVEGLMKNRYVGRTFIQPTQEMRDLGVRLKLNPIKSILKDKRVIIIDDSIVRGTTSRRIVAMLRQAGVREVHLMSASPPVLYPCYYGIDTSARGELIAAQYSLEDIRRYIGADSLYYLSLEGLFQSVGGNGENFCAACFSGDYPIPIPPPEEATKYSLEG; the protein is encoded by the coding sequence ATGGCGGGAGAGCCTTCCGGCATTAATGGCGAGATAGAAGTACGTAGTCTTTTCCGGTGGCGGTCGTCCTGGCACGAAGAGTGCGGTATTTTCGGCGTTTACGCACCCGGCAAGGATGTAGCCCGCTTGGTCTATTACGGCCTTTTCGCCCTGCAGCACCGGGGCCAGGAAAGTGCCGGTATTGCCGTGTCCGACGGCCACCATATCGCCGTCCACAAAGGCATGGGATTGGTGGCGGAGGTCTTTAACCAGGACAACCTGCGGGCCTTAAAGGGGAATATAGCCATCGGCCATGTGCGTTATTCCACCACCGGGGCCAGTTCCCTGGTCAATGCCCAACCCCTGGTCTTCCGCTACCTGAAGGGAATGTTGGCCATTGCCCATAACGGCAACCTGACCAACGCCGGTCCTCTGCGGCAGGAGCTGGGGGCCAGGGGGTCTATCTTTCAATCTTCCACCGACAGTGAAGTTATCGTCAACCTCATTGCCCGTTATAGCCAGGAGTCCATTGAGGAAGCCCTGCTTCGCTGCCAGAACGACCTAGAAGGCGCCTATTCCCTGGTGGTGATGACGGACGACAGGCTCATCGGGGTGCGCGATCCCTTCGGTGTCCGTCCCCTATGCCTGGGCAAAATGGGGGAAGCCTGGGTGCTGGCCTCGGAGTCCTGTGCCCTGGATACCATAGGTGCAGAATTCTGCCGCGACGTCGAACCGGGGGAGATTCTGATCATCGACGGCGGGGGAGTACGCTCCCTTAAAGGCAGGCGGGCTTCCCACAGCGCCCACTGCATCTTTGAACACGTGTATTTCGCCCGGCCCGACAGCGTTTTAGACGGCCGGGCCGTCAACCTGGTGCGGCGGGAAATGGGTCGTATTCTAGCCCGCGAATACCGGGTGGCGGCCGACATAGTGATCCCTGTGCCGGATTCCGGCACCGCCGCCGCTGCCGGTTATGCCGAGGCCGCCGGTTTACCCTTCGTCGAAGGCTTAATGAAAAATCGTTACGTGGGCCGCACTTTCATCCAGCCTACTCAGGAAATGCGGGACCTGGGCGTACGCCTCAAGCTCAATCCCATTAAATCCATCCTCAAGGACAAAAGGGTAATCATCATTGATGATTCCATTGTCCGGGGCACCACCAGCCGCCGCATTGTGGCGATGCTGCGCCAGGCCGGGGTGCGGGAAGTCCACCTTATGTCGGCCTCGCCGCCGGTCTTATACCCGTGCTACTACGGCATTGACACCAGCGCCAGGGGCGAGCTCATTGCCGCCCAGTATTCCCTTGAGGACATCAGGCGGTACATCGGGGCCGACAGCCTTTATTATTTGAGCCTGGAGGGATTGTTTCAGTCGGTGGGCGGCAATGGGGAAAATTTCTGTGCCGCCTGCTTTTCCGGGGACTATCCTATCCCCATACCGCCTCCGGAGGAAGCGACCAAATACAGCCTGGAGGGGTAG
- the purQ gene encoding phosphoribosylformylglycinamidine synthase subunit PurQ — translation MKFGVIVFPGSNCDQDVYHALGNVLGQPVDYLWHGDTSVSGYDCLVLPGGFSYGDYLRAGAIARFAPIMPAVIEFARAGGLVLGICNGFQILLEAGLLPGAMRVNDCLQFRCQWTYLRVENSKTPFTNRFREGQVIRIPIAHGEGNYYADAATLAELEANRQIVFRYCNEYGEVTPAANPNGSVGNIAGIINREGNVLGMMPHPERCAESILGGTDGRELFASIIDWWQGRERLGA, via the coding sequence ATGAAGTTCGGCGTCATCGTCTTTCCCGGCTCCAACTGCGACCAGGACGTCTACCACGCCCTGGGGAACGTCCTGGGCCAGCCGGTGGACTACCTCTGGCACGGTGATACAAGCGTTAGCGGTTACGACTGCCTGGTGCTGCCCGGCGGTTTTTCCTACGGCGATTACCTGCGGGCCGGGGCCATCGCCCGCTTCGCCCCCATTATGCCGGCCGTCATCGAATTTGCCCGTGCCGGCGGGTTGGTCCTCGGCATCTGCAACGGTTTTCAGATTCTCCTGGAGGCCGGTCTCCTGCCGGGGGCCATGCGGGTAAATGACTGCCTGCAATTCCGCTGCCAGTGGACGTATTTACGGGTAGAAAACAGCAAGACTCCCTTTACCAACCGCTTCCGCGAAGGCCAGGTCATCCGCATCCCCATTGCCCACGGCGAAGGCAACTATTATGCCGACGCCGCCACCCTGGCAGAACTGGAAGCCAACCGCCAGATTGTTTTCCGCTACTGCAATGAGTACGGAGAAGTGACACCGGCGGCCAATCCCAACGGTTCGGTGGGCAACATCGCCGGCATCATCAACCGCGAAGGTAACGTCCTGGGCATGATGCCCCATCCGGAACGATGCGCCGAAAGCATCCTGGGCGGCACCGACGGTAGGGAACTTTTTGCTTCCATAATCGATTGGTGGCAGGGGAGGGAACGCCTTGGAGCCTGA
- the purM gene encoding phosphoribosylformylglycinamidine cyclo-ligase translates to MAAGDGLTYAAAGVDITAGNRAVELMREHVRRTFRPEVLGDVGGFGGLFALEPARYRQPVLVAGTDGVGTKLKIAFMMNRHDTVGIDAVAMCVNDILVQGAEPLFFLDYLAVGKMVPEKVAQIVAGVAAGCRQAGCALIGGETAEMPGFYPEDEYDLAGFAVGIVEREEILDGSRLQPGQVVLGLASSGLHSNGFSLVRRALLVEGGYDLETELPEVGPLGEELLKPTRIYVASLLPLIREGLIQGLAHITGGGLVENPPRILPEGLNMRLDRRAWEVPPIFNIIQKVGKVPEAEMYRTFNMGLGMLVVVDAGDADRVKGSLEAAGERVFVIGEITPGRGEVEFVPELK, encoded by the coding sequence ATGGCAGCTGGCGATGGCCTGACCTACGCCGCCGCGGGAGTAGATATAACGGCGGGCAACCGCGCCGTAGAGTTGATGCGGGAGCACGTCCGCCGCACCTTCCGCCCCGAAGTCCTGGGGGATGTGGGCGGCTTCGGCGGCCTCTTTGCCCTGGAACCAGCGCGTTACCGGCAACCGGTGCTGGTGGCGGGAACGGACGGCGTGGGGACAAAGCTGAAAATTGCCTTCATGATGAACCGCCATGATACCGTCGGCATCGATGCCGTGGCCATGTGCGTGAACGACATCTTAGTCCAGGGAGCAGAGCCCCTCTTTTTCCTGGATTACCTGGCGGTGGGTAAAATGGTGCCAGAAAAGGTGGCCCAGATCGTCGCCGGGGTGGCCGCAGGTTGCCGCCAGGCCGGGTGCGCTTTAATCGGCGGCGAGACGGCGGAAATGCCGGGCTTTTACCCCGAGGATGAATACGATCTGGCCGGTTTCGCCGTGGGCATCGTCGAGCGGGAGGAGATTTTAGACGGCAGTCGTTTGCAACCCGGCCAAGTGGTCCTGGGCCTGGCCTCCAGCGGCCTGCACTCCAATGGTTTCTCCCTGGTCCGCCGGGCGCTCCTTGTCGAAGGAGGTTATGACCTCGAGACGGAGCTGCCGGAGGTGGGCCCCCTGGGGGAAGAACTCCTTAAGCCGACGCGCATCTATGTAGCTTCACTGTTACCTTTAATCAGAGAGGGTTTAATACAAGGCTTGGCCCACATCACCGGCGGCGGATTGGTGGAAAACCCGCCCCGCATCCTACCGGAAGGCTTAAATATGCGCCTGGACCGGCGCGCCTGGGAAGTTCCGCCCATCTTTAACATCATCCAAAAGGTCGGTAAGGTACCGGAGGCGGAGATGTACCGCACCTTCAATATGGGCCTGGGCATGCTGGTGGTGGTCGATGCCGGGGACGCCGACCGGGTAAAGGGCAGCCTGGAGGCCGCCGGGGAAAGGGTTTTTGTTATCGGCGAAATAACACCCGGTAGGGGAGAAGTGGAGTTTGTTCCGGAATTGAAGTAA
- the purS gene encoding phosphoribosylformylglycinamidine synthase subunit PurS — translation MLLAKIYVTLKPGVLDPQGEAVMGGLKAMGYEGVTAVRVGKYLEVQLDMKDRQEAGRQVEEMCRRLLANPVIEQYRYTLEEPAAPFTNETP, via the coding sequence ATGCTGCTGGCCAAAATTTACGTTACCTTAAAACCCGGCGTCCTGGACCCCCAGGGCGAGGCCGTCATGGGCGGCCTGAAGGCCATGGGGTATGAAGGGGTAACGGCGGTGCGTGTGGGCAAGTACCTGGAAGTACAGCTCGATATGAAGGACCGGCAGGAAGCCGGGCGGCAGGTGGAGGAGATGTGCCGGCGCCTCCTGGCCAACCCGGTGATTGAACAGTACCGCTATACCCTGGAAGAACCTGCCGCCCCCTTCACCAACGAGACGCCCTGA
- the purH gene encoding bifunctional phosphoribosylaminoimidazolecarboxamide formyltransferase/IMP cyclohydrolase: MPKRAILSVSDKTGLVELARGLVELGWELISTGGTARTLREAGLPVTEVAEVTGFPEILDGRVKTLHPKIHGAILARPLPEHMAELQEQGIEAIDLVVVNLYPFRETIARPGVTPEEAIENIDIGGPAMVRAAAKNHERVAVVVNPADYGEVLAELREKGNLSPETRRRLAAAAFAHTAAYDAAIAAYFRRLIRGEETFPTHFIMSGEKVQDLRYGENPHQQAAFYRLPIVPSGSLAGARQLQGKELSYNNLMDLDAAWNLVGDFSEPVAAIIKHTNPCGVARGRDISEAYRRAYGADPVSAFGGIVALNRPVDAATAAEMAAIFLEAVIAPDFTPEALEILGKKANLRLLAAGERPVNYVKECQLRPVSGGFLVQEPDYHIINRENLKVVTARKPTDEEMEELLFAWRVVKHVKSNAIVVTKNGVTLGVGAGQMNRVGAARIALEQAGERARGAVLASDAFFPFADTVTLAAEAGITAIIQPGGSIRDEESIKAADAAGMAMVFTGIRHFRH; encoded by the coding sequence ATGCCGAAAAGGGCTATCTTAAGTGTGTCCGATAAGACCGGCCTGGTGGAACTGGCCCGGGGTCTGGTAGAGCTGGGATGGGAACTCATTTCCACCGGCGGCACCGCCCGCACCTTAAGGGAAGCCGGACTGCCGGTCACCGAAGTGGCGGAAGTCACCGGTTTTCCTGAAATTCTGGACGGTCGGGTCAAAACCCTCCACCCCAAAATCCACGGCGCCATCCTGGCCCGGCCCCTGCCGGAACATATGGCTGAGCTTCAGGAACAGGGCATCGAGGCCATCGATTTGGTGGTGGTCAATCTCTATCCCTTCCGGGAAACCATTGCCCGGCCTGGCGTAACGCCGGAAGAAGCGATAGAAAACATCGACATCGGCGGGCCGGCCATGGTGCGGGCGGCGGCCAAAAACCATGAACGGGTGGCGGTGGTCGTCAATCCGGCCGACTACGGCGAGGTGCTGGCTGAACTGCGGGAGAAGGGGAATTTAAGCCCGGAAACCCGGCGTCGCCTGGCGGCGGCGGCCTTCGCCCATACGGCCGCCTACGATGCAGCCATCGCCGCTTATTTCCGCCGCCTGATACGGGGAGAAGAAACCTTTCCCACCCATTTCATTATGAGCGGTGAAAAAGTTCAGGACCTGCGCTACGGAGAGAATCCCCACCAGCAGGCCGCCTTCTACCGTTTACCTATCGTTCCTTCCGGCAGCCTGGCCGGAGCGCGGCAGCTCCAGGGTAAAGAGCTCTCCTATAACAACCTTATGGATCTCGATGCCGCCTGGAACCTGGTGGGCGACTTTAGCGAGCCGGTGGCGGCCATCATTAAGCATACCAACCCATGCGGTGTGGCCCGTGGTAGGGATATTTCCGAGGCCTACCGTCGGGCCTATGGGGCCGACCCAGTTTCCGCCTTCGGTGGCATCGTCGCCCTCAACCGGCCGGTGGACGCTGCTACGGCCGCAGAAATGGCGGCCATATTCCTGGAAGCCGTCATCGCCCCCGATTTTACTCCGGAGGCCCTGGAAATTCTGGGGAAAAAAGCAAACTTGCGTTTGCTGGCCGCAGGGGAAAGGCCTGTCAACTACGTTAAAGAATGTCAGTTAAGGCCGGTGAGCGGCGGTTTCTTAGTCCAGGAACCGGATTATCATATAATAAATCGGGAAAACCTCAAGGTGGTCACTGCACGTAAACCTACTGACGAAGAAATGGAAGAGCTGCTTTTCGCGTGGCGGGTTGTGAAGCACGTCAAGTCCAACGCCATTGTCGTCACAAAGAACGGCGTTACCCTGGGCGTTGGGGCCGGTCAGATGAACAGGGTCGGTGCGGCGCGTATCGCTTTAGAGCAGGCGGGAGAACGGGCACGGGGTGCCGTCCTCGCTTCCGATGCCTTCTTCCCCTTTGCCGATACCGTGACTCTGGCGGCAGAGGCAGGTATTACCGCCATCATCCAACCGGGCGGTTCCATTCGTGATGAAGAATCGATTAAGGCGGCCGATGCCGCCGGTATGGCCATGGTCTTTACCGGGATACGCCATTTCCGCCATTAA
- the purN gene encoding phosphoribosylglycinamide formyltransferase, translated as MVVRTLPIGILVSGRGSNMEAIADAIACGRVPARIQVVVSDRREARALELARRRGLKALYLAPGDYPSRQAYDRALAETLKKEGVELVVLAGFMRLLGRDFLDQFPNAVINIHPSLLPAFPGLNAQRQAWEYGVKFSGCTVHFVDAGMDTGPIIAQAVVPVKDEDTPETLAARILVEEHRLYPEVIKWLAEGRVTLHGRRVSLKI; from the coding sequence ATGGTGGTCAGAACATTACCCATCGGCATTCTGGTATCCGGCCGCGGTAGTAATATGGAAGCCATTGCCGACGCCATAGCCTGCGGTCGCGTTCCCGCCCGTATTCAGGTGGTGGTCAGCGACAGGCGGGAAGCCCGGGCCTTGGAACTGGCCCGTCGGCGGGGGCTCAAGGCCTTGTACCTTGCGCCCGGGGATTACCCATCACGGCAGGCCTACGATCGGGCCCTGGCGGAGACTTTAAAAAAGGAAGGGGTGGAGCTTGTAGTCCTGGCCGGTTTTATGCGGCTCCTAGGCCGGGATTTCCTCGACCAGTTTCCTAATGCCGTCATCAACATCCATCCCTCATTGCTGCCAGCCTTTCCCGGCCTCAACGCCCAGCGCCAGGCCTGGGAATACGGCGTAAAATTTTCCGGCTGCACCGTGCACTTTGTCGATGCCGGTATGGACACGGGACCCATTATCGCCCAGGCGGTGGTACCGGTAAAGGACGAAGACACCCCGGAAACCTTGGCGGCCCGCATTTTGGTAGAAGAACACCGCCTTTACCCCGAAGTCATAAAATGGCTGGCCGAAGGCAGGGTGACCCTCCATGGCCGGCGGGTGTCACTAAAAATTTAA